One window of the Pristis pectinata isolate sPriPec2 chromosome 13, sPriPec2.1.pri, whole genome shotgun sequence genome contains the following:
- the trappc2l gene encoding trafficking protein particle complex subunit 2-like protein: MAVCVAVIAKENYPLYIKTVPTENELKFHYTVHTSLDVVEEKISAVGKALVDQRELYLGLLYPTEDYKVYGYVTNTKVKFVIVVDSSNIALRDNEIRSMFRKLHNSYTDVMCNPFYNPGEVIQSKVFDNMVSGMMVQVC, encoded by the exons AATTATCCCTTGTACATCAAGACAGTCCCAACGGAGAATGAGCTGAAGTTTCACTATACAGTGCACACTTCGCTGGATGTTGTGGAGGAGAAGATTTCAGCAGTGGGGAAGGCGTTGGTGGATCAAAGGGAGCTATACTTGGGGCTGCTTTACCCCACTGAGGATTACAAAGT GTATGGCTACGTCACCAACACTAAAGTGAAATTTGTTATCGTAGTGGATTCTTCCAATATCGCACTGAGGGACAATGAAATCCGTAGT ATGTTCAGGAAGTTGCACAATTCCTACACTGATGTGATGTGCAATCCGTTCTACAACCCAGGAGAGGTGATTCAGTCCAA GGTCTTTGACAACATGGTTTCGGGCATGATGGTCCAGGTGTGCTGA